From the Thermus hydrothermalis genome, the window GGGCAAGGGGGTGAAGGGGTATGAGCGCCACCGGTCTGGAGGTCTTTGACACCACCCTCCACAAGACCCACACCTGGCTCAAGGCCATCATGGAGGAGCTGGGCACGGAGGACCGCCACCGGGCCTACATGGCCCTCCGGGCCGTCCTCCACGCCCTCCGGGACCGCTTGCCCGTGGAGGAGGTAGCCCAGCTCGGGGCGCAGCTCCCCATGCTCATCCGGGGCATCTACTACGAGGGCTGGGACCCCACGGGCAAGCCCCTAAAGGAGCGGCACAAGGAGGCGTTCCTGGCCCACGTGGCCCGGGAGCTCAAGACCCCATCCGGCCCGGCGGTGGACCCCGAAAGGGCGGTGAAGGCGGTGTTCAAGGTCTTGGGGCAGAGGGTGGCCGAAGGGGAGATAGCAGACGTCCGCCAGCTCCTTCCCAAGGAGCTAAGGGGGCTCTGGCCCGAGGGCTAGGGAAGCCCCCCAGGCGGGGGGGTTAGTCCAGGACGAAGCGGTCCTCGGTTTCGTGCAGGCGCACCCGGTGGACGATCCGCTGGTCCTGGGCCCCATTGGGCTCGGTCATGGCCACCACGGTTACGTAGGGGCGCAAGGGGCTCCGCAAGACCTTCTTGGTGAGGGTTTCCTCCACCTGGAAGATGCCCGCGGAGTTGTTCAT encodes:
- a CDS encoding DUF2267 domain-containing protein produces the protein MSATGLEVFDTTLHKTHTWLKAIMEELGTEDRHRAYMALRAVLHALRDRLPVEEVAQLGAQLPMLIRGIYYEGWDPTGKPLKERHKEAFLAHVARELKTPSGPAVDPERAVKAVFKVLGQRVAEGEIADVRQLLPKELRGLWPEG